TGCTGCACGCGGATCTAAAGTACTACGGTCCGATCCGCCACCCTGACATCTGCATGTCCCATTTCCCGATCACGGTTATAGGGAATGCCTCCTCGGTGAGCTTTCTTCACCGGATGCCGAGGGCTTCTCCAGTTTCCATAACATCTTTCACTCCATGTCGCCGCTGATACCCCGCCGGTGAGAACTGCCGTTTCAGACTCTTTCGGTCAGTTCTTGCTGCTTTCGCGCGTTATCGACCGTCTCAGCCACCGGAATTGCGTGTAACGAGGCTACGTCTGCGTTCACTGTACGTTACAACCTGGAATTTTGCCCATGCTCCTTTTGAGCGTGATGTCAGAGGGCTTCACCGTCTCGCTTTCGCTCCACGGCGCCTCTCAGGCTACGGGAGTCTAGTCTTTTCTCCCGGTCGGACTTTCACCGACTAGATGTTGTGTCCTTAACTGGACACGCCGATCGCCCAACGTTCCCGGTAAATCTGACCTATCTCCTCTGCTTTTAGGTCAAATCGATTCGTTAAGATAGCCACTGGGTTCCCTTCCGAATCTACGGTGTGAATGAGACGAAGGACATTCTCCATCCTTTTTTGCGGAGTGCCCACATATACCATCTCGTCGGAAAGCACCGCACTCTCAGCAGGAAGCTGAAACGAGTCGATGGACCGAATCACCGCATTTTTCTTCGTTCTTGTGACGAAGAAGATGCCGCGATCGCAGTAATCATCGAACTTGGCGTAGTCGACATAGCCTCGGTCGTAGACGTAAGTAACACCGATCTCGTTAACTAGAGCATCCATCTGAGTACGGTCATTCTTCTTAGCTGGCGTAATCGTTACTTTTTCGGGTACTACAGTATCATCGTCCATGTACTCCAATCGAAAATGAAGTTTGATCCCGGCCTTGGTCTGACGAAACTCCGCCCATTTGTACTTCTGTAAGCAGAGTCCGATTGTCGTCGAGTCAATGATCTTGAAGTCCTTTCGGAAGACAGTAGGAGATGTGCTACGGCGAATGCGTGCGACGAGCTCGGAGAAGACACTCTCAAGTGAAGCAGGGTCTACCTGATTGTGCTTCCGGCATAATTGAGACGCTGAGATGGAGCTTAAACCAAGTTCTTTCTGAAAGCCTTTCGAAAGTACATCAACGGCAATATCTCGCAGGGCATCACGCTGTTGGATTTGTGCATGCAGGAACAATTTAAGATAAGCAATTGTGGTTAGTTTTTTAACATACTTATCCTGTCCGGTCATCGCGATACGATCCGTGAAGGATTTCGTACAAATTGGAGAAATCCATTTACCAAATGAAGAAAATAGGGTATTCTTGTCCATGGGTTGATCCTTTTCGGTGGATTATGGACAGTACTACCTGTCATTCCATTGTAAAGGATCTTTTTCTGTTCGAATGTCTAAATAACAGAAGATTGTGAAGATTCAGAGAAATTTAATGCAACGCTAGTGACTTTTAATACTTCATTTAAACATCAATTACTATATGCAGATTTGTTGCTTGCTTCCATTCAACCCCCTAGGAGCTGATTACATAAGTGCATTTGATAGGTTGAATGTAACTTAATGTGACTCGTACGCATGATGAAAACCATCCTCAATAATCGGACGATGGCTGTGAATTGTTTATTGAACTTCCCTTTTTTGTATCACAGTTAATTTCATCCATTTATTTCAAAACTCTTATAACTTTTGTAAAATAATCAAAAGAAATATTATCAAAATGATAGTACAAAATGTACCCACAAATCCTATAATGGCATTTAATAAAAATGGACGTTCTTGCTTATTTGGATTAAATTGAGTTAACATATCAATCTTTGTTTCGAGCCTTATAATACGTTCCTTTAAAGCCTGTATTTCTTGATCTTCGACCATATCCCAAACCTCCAATAAATTCTAAACAATTAATAAAAATAACAACAAATAATATCCATGTTATATCTAACGCTTTATTCTACGCCATTCACTATCTTTATTTCTTCTTATTGCCATCCAACCAAGGGGTAAATCTGCAACATCAATTATTGCTGAATCAATTTGAACAATCTCTTCAAGAGATACAATTGACGCATTTGTAACCGTCAAGTCCATTTGAGCATTTTTCGATAAATAAGTTTGAACAGTTTTAGCTGAAAATGGTCTGTCGATGCTTCAACCGATAGCTGTCCCCTTGGAGCTGGATGATTTCACTTTTATGCAGAATTCTGTCCAGGATTGCTGTGGTGATGGCAGGATCGCCTAGTAGCTCTCCCCAATCATCCGGACCCTTATTGGAGGTCAAGATGATCGAGGATTGCCCATATAACTTGTTTATAAACTGAAAGAATAAGTTGGCTTCATAACGGTCCATGGCCATAAACATCAAGTCATCCATGATCACAAGTTGGGATCGGTATAGCCGTTTGAGCTTGGACCCAGAGACCCTTGATATGGTCTCCGTTTTCAATAATTGAATGAGACCGTCCATCGTAATAAAACTGACCCGGTACCCTTTTTTCAATGCTTCCACGCCAAGACCTATGGCCAAATGGGTTTTTCCCACGCCCGGCGGCCCCAGAAAAATTAGATTGTAGTTTTGCTCGAGCCAAAGTAGCTCTCTTAGTTGGTTAAACTGCCGTCTGCTGAGCGACTGCTGCTCCTCTAGCATGAAGTCGTCGAGCCTCTTAATCTCCGGAAACAGAGCCCAGCGAAACCGTTTGGCGAGTTGCTTTTCTTCGCGGCGGTTCATTTCGTACTGCAGGAGCCATTGCAAGAATTGGCGGCAGGTCCATTCCTTGGAGTCCGCTTCCATTAATGTTTGCTCGATGACCTGAGCCGCTTCCGTTAGATTGAGATTTCGTAGTGCTTGTCTAAGTTCTACAGTCACTTCATTCATCGCTGTCCCCCCGTAAGAATGGCCTTGTAGGCGTCGAACTCCCGAATTTGGGGCTTGACTTTACGCTTGGACTGATCTTGATCGCTTAGCAGTTTTAGAGGAGCTTCTGAGGGAATTTCCGGTGGTCTCGGCCTCTTGTAATGCTCCACTGCATCAGCAAAGTCGGTTGCCCGATACAAACGGTGTTTGATACAGTAACCCAAAGCCTTCGTTACAGCATCCGGCTCTGCGGGCTCCAAAGCACGCTGAATGAGCTGTAATTGGTCCCTAATGTACCGGGGCTTACGGTTGTAAATCTCGTTTAGGAAGGGGCTAGCCGCTGTTGGGTCTGGGAATGCTTCCGCTACGGTTTGGATGTAGGCTGCAATGCCCTTCGTTCGATCTCGTTTGTGATTGGTGTTCTGAACGAGTTGTCCATTGCCTGTGGCCAGTGGATGTTCGGCCAATAGTTGCCCGCTGTCCAGATCTCGAATCGCTAGGCGCCCCATTTCCGTAACCTGAATACTCACTTGCTTGTCTGTCCCGTCATAGGTTCCAAGCGGAACTGAATACCGGTTTCCTTCATACCAAATGGTGTTGTCCTTCCGAACGGTCCTTGTTATACTTGGTGGTAGCGAGTTTATTTTTGTGTGGACCGGGCGGAGGTGCTCTTTTCAAGAGCATAGACTTCGGCCGGTATTTTTTTAGTGGTGTGATGGATCTTGGCATTTCCCGTGCGATGGAGCCAAGCTACACAGTCTTCATTGAGCCTGTCTAGGTTAGCGAAGAGGCGATGCCTTGCGAAGTTTCGCTTTACATACTTGACTACATTTTCGATGCGGCCTTTACTTTCAGGATCTTGTTTCCTGCACATTCGGATTCGAAAATCCCGCTGCTTAACATAACTTGCAAACTCATGCGTGAATAACAAATCTCCATGATTCTCGCTG
This genomic window from Paenibacillus hexagrammi contains:
- a CDS encoding IS4 family transposase, whose product is MDKNTLFSSFGKWISPICTKSFTDRIAMTGQDKYVKKLTTIAYLKLFLHAQIQQRDALRDIAVDVLSKGFQKELGLSSISASQLCRKHNQVDPASLESVFSELVARIRRSTSPTVFRKDFKIIDSTTIGLCLQKYKWAEFRQTKAGIKLHFRLEYMDDDTVVPEKVTITPAKKNDRTQMDALVNEIGVTYVYDRGYVDYAKFDDYCDRGIFFVTRTKKNAVIRSIDSFQLPAESAVLSDEMVYVGTPQKRMENVLRLIHTVDSEGNPVAILTNRFDLKAEEIGQIYRERWAIGVSS
- the istB gene encoding IS21-like element helper ATPase IstB, coding for MNEVTVELRQALRNLNLTEAAQVIEQTLMEADSKEWTCRQFLQWLLQYEMNRREEKQLAKRFRWALFPEIKRLDDFMLEEQQSLSRRQFNQLRELLWLEQNYNLIFLGPPGVGKTHLAIGLGVEALKKGYRVSFITMDGLIQLLKTETISRVSGSKLKRLYRSQLVIMDDLMFMAMDRYEANLFFQFINKLYGQSSIILTSNKGPDDWGELLGDPAITTAILDRILHKSEIIQLQGDSYRLKHRQTIFS
- a CDS encoding Mu transposase domain-containing protein, translated to MNSLPPSITRTVRKDNTIWYEGNRYSVPLGTYDGTDKQVSIQVTEMGRLAIRDLDSGQLLAEHPLATGNGQLVQNTNHKRDRTKGIAAYIQTVAEAFPDPTAASPFLNEIYNRKPRYIRDQLQLIQRALEPAEPDAVTKALGYCIKHRLYRATDFADAVEHYKRPRPPEIPSEAPLKLLSDQDQSKRKVKPQIREFDAYKAILTGGQR